ACTATCTTCCTTATAACCTAAAAATACTttcaaacaatttcaaaagcaaGATTAGTTAAGAAGAATAGCTTAAAAGGCCCAAACAAAAGCAagatattaaacacaaaataaaagacTCAACAagaacataacaaacaagacaCTTGATAcgatgaaaataagaaaaactaataaaagtgtctaaactaataaagttgttcTTAGCACCGATATTAAACCAAATCTTTCctaacaacagggccaaaaacttgacgagaTTCTACCCTGtactaaattttaataaaacctAAATACCCCATTTTCTACGAGTATACAAATCGTTTATCGAATACAGGGTATTAGGTGTCGATCTCACAGGAAAAATTGTCAATTACTGATGGTTTTCGAATTCCTTTATTATTAGACTACCATAAATGCAAAAGATTAAATCTACATTgcaaacataaaataaaagtaataaaaataataataataatctccTTAAGCTATGGAATTTCTCAATACTCTTGCAAGTGAAATTACCAATTAATTTAATGTTATTATCTtagctagttatggtgtaaatACCTAATGTGTGTGAAATCTACTCTCGtaatgaatcaactatacttgtagttaagccatacctactcttgtggttataaaattaattacaagtttatttcttctatgaaattacatagAACAAACCATTAAAGTCATGAAGGTACACCTCTACTCTTGTGAGTATACTCCCTAGATTTAGCACCTCCTTGAACTAGTGACAAATCTCAATTTTTATTGTAAGCTTAACACCtttaagattatcacaattaatagccagttaatcatgattagataagcaaaaatgctaaataatttgttcaaaataatatcatcaaataaccaagtcaATATCACTAACAAAATATAGAAAGTTTATCTATAATTCTAAGCATAAACTTTAGCAAAACATGAAGAGAATGAAAGAAGAGACCATACTTGTATTATAGCTAAATATAaactcaaatacaaaagagaaagtgataagggagaagtcacccttgtcacataaGTTCCAACTCTCCATCTTGCTCCTtaattcttcatccaaatctaactacacgtacaagatggataaactacactaactatgttatactaatgaactaagaaaaattaGTGAATATCATATTTTAGTAATGTCTCCAGCCTTCCAAAGTAGTGAAAATACGTGTTCAAACCCCCTATTTATAGATGAATTCAATCTCCAAATGAATTGTTAAATTTCATGTAAAATACTTCTTGAGATTCCCAAAATATTCTTCTACAAGTCTCTATACTCTTCATTATAGTTACAGTCAAAATTCTTGCAGGAATTGAGTTGTAAAAAGTTGTGAAAAAAATAGATCAATTGGCTATGCAAGTTGCACAACTTTCTTGAGAATGTGCAAGGTCAATGTAAGGTCACATATTTTACCCGCGTATTGCCTCCCTTATAAGTTTGCACTTTTCTAATTAGTCTTCAACTGTGCTCTACTTTTGCACTAATTCAGCtgatattttctcaatgatgaAGGCTGGATTAACTCTTGTACACAACATGAAAGTTGCagtcctttgagttagcttttcaATGTATCAAGAATCATTTAATTTGGAGCTCTGTAGGttttaaaatgaccaaaatattcCTAACTAGTCAAAACTCTATTTCaacttttgacaacaaaaatgactgactgtatttcaactttttaatAAAGAAAACTATGTGCTGaattttgatgtcttcataagaaatgtagatttTGTCTTAACTTCAAAATGGCTTCAGAATAACCTCAATTCAATACTTTTAGCTCAAAATATAgttaaaatatcaaaaactGTCAAAGCTGTCaaacatttcttttttaatactTGATTGCTTTTCATACTATGATACTTTTATACTGCATGTTCACTTTAAATCATCAGTAATCattcaaatatcttctcaattcactcTATATGATAAAAAATTCACTCCATAAGTGataaaaaatgcactttttctcacttaaaccaaaattatttataaaaatgactaGAACACACCAGAACCAAATAATAAAGAACACTTAAAACACAAAATATACACTTATCAGGGACCACatgaagaaaacaagaaagaagcAATGCATTTGAAATTTTTCACAGCTCGCATACTTATTCTTGTAGGTATCTGGAATTCATTGGACGTCGTCTccttattttagtcattttcctttattaattttgtttctttttcttgttggtTTAGAACTTCTCTATTATAAATATAGGCGTGGTAGGACTTTGTTATTTAGACTTTTGCCAAttattatcaaatttttttttggttttttctatcattttctcTCAAGTTCCTTAAGGTTCTTGTGAATTATTCGAGATTTGATCGTGAATCTTTCTCTTTGTTATTCGAGAATCGTGTGTGAAATAATTCCATAAACATGCTTCCACGTCGATTGATCAAAACAGAAATTCTCATTTTCATGCTTTTGGCTTATTCCACAAGCCTCAAGTTGTATGATAAAAGAAACATGTTTGGGCCAGGTCTGCCGAGTGTGTGCTTGCTATTGTACCATATACACgcagaaatgactaaaatatgtGAAGCTATATTTGAAATTGTAATATAGAGATTTGCATGTTATTTTGTTGTATAAAACTTTTGTGTTTGCATATTTCGGCCGCTAAATTATGTTGCTGATTGAGACGCATGATATGTGGAATTTCACATTTAAGAATTAAAGGTCAGAATTTGCTTCCCTTGTGGTCAAAGTTTTCGTGTCAGGATGTGGTGATTTCTTGATTCGGTCATTTGCAGAAGCATAGAATAGACAAATTTGTAAGTGCACTTTCTTGATGGAAATAAGACATTGCGCCGACTAGATGAAACCCAATTTTCCTATATCATCACTCTCATTTtacattttaaatttcaattttcaatattTTGTAACTTAATCTCTCATGTTTGCTCCACTTAAATCTGATCAGTAACAATGTTAGCAATATTAATGGAATAGAGGATCatgcaaaataataaaattgttcTGAAAGTAGTCAAAAAAACATTATCATTGAATTACAAGATCCTCAATTCCATTAGTTTTGCTAATGATGGTATCAATTGGATTTAAATGAGACAAATATGAGAGGTTAGAGCGCAAAATGTCATAAATTAAACTTTAAGATGCAAAGTGAGAATAGAGTATAAGTTGGAGAGTGCAAACTAGAATTAttccaatttttttaaaatgtttacTTTTTATCGTAGGTGAGAAGACCATGATTAGGAAGCGGTACATGTACCTGACTGAGGAAATTCTGAGGCAAAATCCCAATATTTGTACTTTTATGGAACCCTCACTGGATGCAAGGCAAGACATGATGGTTGATGAAGTACCAAGACTGGGCAAAGTAGCTGCCCAAAAAGCTATAGAGGAATGGGGTCAGTCCAAGTCCAAGATCACCCATCTTGTCTGCTGTACCCTAAGTGGCGTGGACATGCCTGGAGCAGACTATCAGCTGGCCAAGCTACTGGGCCTCCGGCCATCGGTGAAACGGTACATGATGTACCAACAAGGTTGTCATGCTGGAGGGACGGTTCTCCGGCTAGCCAAGGATTTGGCCGAGAACAACAAAGGTGCCCGTGTCCTTATCGTCTGCTCGGAACTCACAGCAATTTCGTTCAGGGGTCCGAGTGATAAGCATTTTGATAGTCTTGTTGGTCAGGCCCTGTTCGGAGATGGGGCAGCCGCGGTCATAATTGGTGCTGACCCGGTTCCTGGAGTTGAGCAGCCCTTGTTTCAGTTGGTCTCAGCCTCCCAAACTTTTCTCCCTGATAGCCCCAATGCTATTGGTGGCCATCTTCGTGAGGCTGGGCTTACATTCTTTCTTCTCAAAGATGTCCCAGAATTAATCTCAGAGAACATTGAAAAGATCTTGGAAGAAGCATTTGAGCCTCTTGGCATTTCTGATTGGAACTCAATTTTCTGGGCTGCGCATCCTGGTGGGCGTGCGATTTTGGACAAAGTTGAAGAGAAATTGGCTTTAAATCCTGAAAAATTACGTGTTAGTAGGTATGTGCTAAGTGAGTACGGAAATATGTCAAGCGCTTGTGTCTTCTTTACTCTTGATGAGATGAGAAAATCTGCAGTCAAGGATGGATTCAACACCACAGGGGATGGTTTAGAATGGGGTGTGCTCTTTGGATTTGGACCTGGACTCACTATTGAGACTGTGGTCCTTCACAGCGTCACAATTTAAAAACATCATGCTTGATTTGTTCAATATGTTTTAATATTTGTATTATCAATGTCCAAAACAAAACTTGTACTATGTATTTGCATTTCGTTTGTAGCTCTGAATACCAAGTATCTATTACTTGGGTTGGATGACCTTCAAAGGCTTAAAGAAGGTAATGTTATAGTCAAGAAAATAAGGGTTGGATGGCCTTCATATCATATTTTATGCATTTGTTTCTGTTTGTAACTGTCATTGTTTCGATATTTTAACAGCAGGACTCGGATACAGATTTTATAAAGTATAAATTCTTATATGAAAAACGTATAAATTTATAACGCAATTCATGAAGTGGGAATAAGATCAAACATTAGTGTTGGACTCAACCCTTTTGTTATTGTGTGCATAGCATGTGTTCTAAGGGACATAATGGAAAAAGACATCATAATATATCATCTTGATCTATCTTTAATTTTAATTCATTTAGACAACATTAAGTTTTTTTAGTTGACCTTAATCTACACATGCAATAAAATTCGTTTCCAccttaaattttgaatttaacaaCATATGTTCAACATTGCCTTCTACATGTCTGATTTTCGTTTGAAGTCATCTCGAAGTGAATTTGGACTCTATAAAAAGCTAGCTTTCTCTGCCGTTGAAGAAAGTTAAGAAACTTCCCATAGTTGTCTTAATTCTTTTAGAGCTGTACATCTTTGTCTCGTTTCTCTATGATATATGGTCTAATCACTTTCCCTAAGTATTTCTATCTTCAACAGCTCCCTTCTTTCTACCAAAATCTTCAAGAATTTACAAAGTCTATTCTAGAGCAGTTTTTCATAATAAATTTTGTTGAACAATTGTAGCCAAGCAATGCTGTTCAAGGTGAGGTGTGATCTCAACCGTCTTTCTCATTGTACAGCATTTCAATCGGTATTATTGGGAACATACTTGTTTAATATGAGTAGATATTAGATTATATAGTATTTTCAATAAAACAACGTTGCAGCCGTATTGGATATTGTAGAAATTGGTGAACTTTTCATGGTCATAATTCAATTAGTATGTACAGAAAGTTTATCAAATTAAAGGCACACACTATACTCCTAAGAAAAAATATGGTAGGTAATTTTTACT
The DNA window shown above is from Coffea arabica cultivar ET-39 chromosome 5e, Coffea Arabica ET-39 HiFi, whole genome shotgun sequence and carries:
- the LOC113688540 gene encoding chalcone synthase 2-like: MVTVEEIRRAQRAEGPATILAIGTATPPNFVEQSTYPDYYFRITKSEHMTELKEKFKRICEKTMIRKRYMYLTEEILRQNPNICTFMEPSLDARQDMMVDEVPRLGKVAAQKAIEEWGQSKSKITHLVCCTLSGVDMPGADYQLAKLLGLRPSVKRYMMYQQGCHAGGTVLRLAKDLAENNKGARVLIVCSELTAISFRGPSDKHFDSLVGQALFGDGAAAVIIGADPVPGVEQPLFQLVSASQTFLPDSPNAIGGHLREAGLTFFLLKDVPELISENIEKILEEAFEPLGISDWNSIFWAAHPGGRAILDKVEEKLALNPEKLRVSRYVLSEYGNMSSACVFFTLDEMRKSAVKDGFNTTGDGLEWGVLFGFGPGLTIETVVLHSVTI